GAGGACGGCATGGACGCCCCAAGCTCATCCATGCCGATCGGGCGGCGACGACGCCCGATCGGCCGCCCGCTGCGCCCGCTGACCGCAGCATCGTTCGGAGCCACAAGGCCATATCCGGGCGAGGCGTGCCGCGCCCTTCCGGGTGACCTGCCATTCAGCAGGTTTTGTCAGGCCTGCGGATCGTCCTCGTGCTGCACGTTCGCGTTGGCCGCATGGCGCAATCGCTCGTTCTCGCGCCGCAAAGCGTCCATTTCGTCCCTTATAGGGGCGAGTGCGGCTTCGAGTTCGGACTGGGTGAAGCGCGGCGTGATATGCTGCGGGCAGTTCCAGTCGAAGGCCTCGACCGCGATCAGGACGGAGCGCTCGATGCGCCCGGCATAACCCTGAACCGCCAGCCGCTGCGTCAGCGCAGGATCGTCCGCCGCGTCGATGATACGGGCGTGACCGAAGATCTTCAGCCGCTGCCGATGGGCATAATCCATCAGGAACAGGGAGACCCGGTCGTTGGCTTCGACGTTTCCGGTGGTGATGTACTGCCGGTTTCCGCGGAAGTCGGCAAATCCGAGGGTGCGCTCGTCCATCACCTTCAGGAAGCCGGCCGGCCCGCCGCGATATTGCACATAGGGCCACCCGGTCTCAGAGACGCTCGCCAGATAGAAGCCGTCGCGCGCGGCGATGAACGCCCGCTCGGCCGCGCCGAGCCCGTCGATCGGGTCTGCCTCATCCAAAGAGTGGCGCGCGCGGCTACGGGCCCATTGGGCCGCGCTGCCGAAGCGTTCCTGCGCGGCCTCGACGGATGGGGTGGAGGTGATATTCAGGTATCTCTCATGCATGAGATCCTCCGCGCTTTCTCGCCGCTCCATGGCGGCTGAGCTCTCGGGGGAACTGTCAGGACTGCCAGGCCCAGTCCGTCACCTGCCAGCGCATCTGGCCCCGGTCGGCAACGATGCGGCCGAGCCCGGGAAAAGGCATGTGCGTTGCGGCGATGAGCGCACCTTCGGAGGCGGCGCGGGAGAAGAAGCGATCGCGCATGGACTGGGCGGCCGCGCGGTCCTGCTCGAACACGAAGCCGACGTCCGTCGCCTGCGGGTGCACCACCGGGAACAGCATGTCGGACACCATGATAAGGCTCTGGCCGGCATCGGCGATCCGGACGCCGATATGGCCGGGGGTGTGCCCAGTCAGATCGACGATCGAGATCCCCGGCGCCACCTCCCGCTCGCCGTCGATGGCCTGGAGCCGGGGATAGAGCTTCGCCACGGCAGCCGACATCCGGAAGCTGTTCTGGAGATACTCCGGCGCACCCGCCCGCTTGGCCGGATCTGTCCAGTGCGTGACGTCCCGCCGGTCGATGAAGAGTTCGGCGTTGGGATAATTGTTCTGGCCGCCGACCACGAGACCGCCCAGGTGGTCTTCGTGCATATGGGTGACGATCACCGCATCGATCTGGTCCCGGCGCAGGCCGATCGCCCCGAGGGCCTGCGGCAGCGCACCCGTCTGCCCGATGGAGCCGGCCGGGCCGGTGTCGAGCAGGATCCTGCGCGTGCCATCCTCGATGAGATACTGGTTGAAGACGAAGCGCACGCCGCTCGGCCGCGCGACGAACTGCGCCACGGCGGCCTGCTCCACCTGGGCAGCCGTGCGGCCGGGGAAAAAGGTGTAGGGCATGTCCGCATAACCGTCCGTGACAGCCGTCACGGTGAAGCGGCCGATCCTGATCTGCGCCAGCGGCGTCACGCTGGCTGCCGGAGCGGCTGCAGCGGCCGCGGCAGGAGCAGAGGTCTGCCCCGCCGCAGGTGCGGCCGTAGCACTTCCGGCCGACGTGACGAGCGGGAGGACACCGCCGCCGAGAATGCCGAGGGAGAGGCCGGAGGCAAAAGCGCGGCGGGAGAGATCGGGCATGGCTGGATCCGTCTGGTGAGAGGGCATCGGGACAGGCCGTCCCGACCTCGGCCCCGGTTGACGGTGACGTTAGGATATCCACTTATCGCGCGGTATTCTGGTTTTTCGGGAGCTATCCTCCCAGATTTCGGTAGGTTGAGATGGATCGCTTCGATGCCATGTCCGTGCTCCTGGCCGTCGTCGAGGCGGGCAGCCTTTCGGCCGGCGCCAGGCTCCTGCGCGCGCCGCTTGCGACCGTCAGCCGGAAGATTGCTGAGCTGGAGCTTCATCTGGGAACGCCGCTGTTCGTCCGCAGCCGGCGGGGGCTCGCCCTCACCGAGCCCGGCCGCGCGTTCGTTGCCGCCTCCCGGCGCATCCTGAGCCAGCTGGAGGAGGCGGAGCGGGAGGCGGCCGGAGAATTCAGCACACCGCGAGGGACGCTGCATGTCACCGCGCCCATCTCCTTCGGTGAGCGTCATCTCCTGCCCATCGCCCTCGAATTTCTCGCGGAACACCCTGAGATCAGCCTGCGCCTGACGTTGACCGACCGGCAGATCAGCCTCGGAGACGAACACATCGACGTGGCGCTTCGGATCGGGCATCTGGAGGACAGCGCCCTCATCGCGACCCGCGTCGGCGCGGTCCACCGGGTGATCTGCGCCAGCCCCGCTTATCTCGCGCGACGCGGCGTTCCCCGCCGGCCGGAGGATCTCGCCACCCATGAGGGCATCAGCTTCCAGGGCTTTGCGGTCGCGCCAGAGTGGCGTTACCGGCGGGACAGTGCGGCCTTTAGCATCGAGCCGAGCCCGAAGCTCGCCGTAAACACCACGGAAGCCGCCATCCAGGCCGCCCGTGCCGGTCTCGGGATTATCCGCGTGCTCTCCTATCAGGTGGCGGACGAACTGCGGTCCGGCGAATTGCAGGTCCTTCTGCCGGAGTCCGTGCCCGAGCCGCTGCCGGTGAGCCTCATCTATCCGCAGGCGGATATGCTCCCGCTGAAGGTGCGCAGCTTCCTCGACTGGACCGTCCCGCGTCTGCGCGCTCGCATGGCATCGCTCGATGCGGGCGAGCCCTACAGTGGCGGCCGGTAAGCCGGGCGTTCGCCCCGTCGGGCGCCTTGTGACCGCGCGCAACCGTGGCTGAGGCGGTCACTTAGCTCTGTCAGCACACTGACCTCGGGAGGGAGGTGCGGCGTCCCTCGATGAATGCCGGTTGAGTGGAGACGGCGGGCGTCCATTTCCAGCGCGTGGTCGATCCGTCCCTGGTTCGGCGGCATCGGGCAATATGTCCAAGTGCTCCCGCCGACGCGGGCTGGCTTCATGTAGATTGACCGATCATTTGCGTGGCCGCTGTCAGGCCGGCATGCTGCGGATATGCGCGCCCATGGTGGCGGCGCTTTCCGCCACATGGCCGGATTGTCCAGCGGGCGCTATGACACGGCGATCATCGGACAGGCAGCAGAACGCATGCGCACCCGCGCCGCCACATGGAGAGCCGTCGTCGCCTGTCTGGCGGCGTACGTCCTGCTGTGGCAAGGGCTTCTCGGTGCCATGGCGCTGGGTGCCCATGCGATGCCGGATCTCTCCTCCGACTTCGGGGTGATCTGCACCAGCAATCCGGACGGGGAAGAGGGCGGCAAGGCGCCGGACGGCAGTGCCCATGCCCCCGATTGCTGCTGGCAGGGCTGCCCCATGTTCGGGGCGGCGGCGCTCGCGCCCCCGGAAGCCGTGGCCTCGCCTCCGACGGTTCCCCCTCGGAGCATCGGCCGCCGCGCGCCTGAGGTCGTTTCCCAATCCATACGCGCCGCCGAGCGCCCCTCACGGGCCCGTGCGCCTCCACGGATGGCCTGACCGCGCGAAAGCGCTTTCTCAGCCATTCCGCTCCCATTCCCCGTGCCCCGCGCGCGGCCGACGTCCCGTGGAGGACGCCCATGACCCCTGTTCTCAACGCTCCGAGGAAAGATGGCGCACGCCGCCTGCTGCGGCGCCTCAAGGTGGAAGAGATGATCGCGATCGCAGCAATCGTGCTGGCCATCATCGCACTCACCGCCCAGGCTCTGATGGCTCACGGAGCCCTAACGGCCCATGAGGCCCCGCAGGGCGCCACGATCACATCCGCCCCTGCGCGCATCGCGCCTTCGCTCTCCGGCGTGGTGACGCCATGACGACGACCAGCCAGCCCATCGGAAGGAGGCGTCTGCCTCTCCTCCTGCTGCTCATCGCACTCGCCATCGCGGGTGCGATTGCCCTGTCTGTCTATGTCTCGAACTTCCTCCTCGGCCGGGAACCGTCGGTGCGAACCAGCGTCGGCGGTCCTTTCCGGCTGGCCTCGTCCAAGGGCGAGGTGCTGTCCAGCGACGATCTCAAGGGCAAGCCGTTCGCCATCTTCTTCGGCTTCACCCACTGTCCAGATGTCTGCCCGACCACGCTCTGGGACATGTCCCAGTCCCTGGAACGTCTGAGGACCGGGGGGCTCGGCCTGCCTGTGCTGTTCGTCTCGCTCGACCCGGAACGCGACACGCCACAGGTGCTCGCGAGCTATATCGACGCCTTCGATACCCAGATCGTGGGTCTGTCCGGAACGTCGGAGGAGATCGCCAGACTGGCGCGCGCCTACCGGGTCTACTGGAAGCGCGTGCCGGGGAAGGACGGCGATTACACGCTCGACCACACCGCGACGGTCTATCTGATGGACGCGCGCGGGCAGTTTGCGGGAACCATCGGCTATGGCGAGGACGCCTCCTCGCGGGACGCCAAGCTGAGGCGCCTCATCGCTGGCGAGCCCTCCGCAGTAGGGCACTCCGGCTCCTGAGGCCTTCGCCGCCGCACACAGGACCGCCTCATCCCACAAAGGGGGAGGCGGTCCACCTGCCACGTCTCGACGGATCACGTTCCAATGCCGATGACCTTGCCGCGCCGTGCCGCGCGCCCGCGCGCGCTCGCGCTAGGGGCCGCCTTATGCCTCCTGATTGCACCACGCCCGCTCCCTGCCGCGGACGGGGATGCCCGGCTTGTCCGCCTCGGCGAGGCCCTGTTCTTCGACGTCAACCTCTCGAAGAACCGGACGCAGTCCTGCGCCACATGTCACGATCCGGCCCGCGCCTTCACCGATCCGCGACCTGGCCCCAAGGGTGGCGCGGTCTCGTTGGGCGACGACGGGCATTCCTATGGCGGTCGCAACGTCCCGAGTGTTGCCTATGCCGCCTTCAGTCCCCCCTTCGGCCGGACGACGGCCGGGGACTATGTGGGAGGGCAGTTCTGGGACGGGCGCGCCGACACGCTGGAAGCACAGGCCGGCCAGCCCATTCTCAATCCAGTGGAAATGGCAATGCCGGACAAGGCAAGCATCGCCGCCCGGCTGCGTGAGAAGCCGGAGTATGTGGCCGCCTTCCAGGAGGTGTTCGGCCCCGATGTCTTCAGAACGCCTGCGACGGCCTTTGCCGCGCTTGGCAAGGCATTGGCTGCATATGAGCGCAGTCCGGCGGTCTCGCCCTTTGATTCCAAATACGATCGGTTCCTGAAGGGCGAATATCAGATGACGCCCCAGGAGGAGCTGGGGCGGGTTCTGTTCTTCTCAAACCAGTTCACCAATTGCCGTCAGTGCCACCAGTCGGGCGGCCCGGATGCCGCGACCGAGACCTTTTCCAACTACCGCTTTCATAATATCGGCGTGCCGCGAAACCCGGTCGTCGGCAACACAGAGCCGGACCATGGCCTGCGCGACCGGAAGGGCATTCATGATGCCCGACAGGACGGGCGATTCCGCGTACCGGGGTTGCGCAATGTCGCGGTCACGGCACCCTACATGCACAATGGCGTCTTCTCCGACCTGCGCACGGTCATCCTGTTCTACAACAAGTATAATTCCCACGCGGAGGCGCGTCAGATCAATCCCGAGACGGGCCAGCCCTGGGCTCCGCCCGAGGTGCGGGGGACACTGTCGCAAACGGAATTGCAGGCCAGCCCGGCCCTCGATGATCGCCGGATCGATGCCCTCGTGGCGTTCCTGAAGACACTGACCGACAAGCGCTACGAGCCGCTGGTAGCGTCCGGCCCAAATGATGGACCTAAATGACCGGTCGTGATCAACAATCGTTTCTGGATCAATATTTCCAGTCTGCTTCCGGGCATGTTATTCGGTCGAGCACTGGGGGATTCTGAAATGCTGCGGACCGTGAGATCCGCAAATCGCAGCGCGCAATGGCTCATCGGCTGGACCGCCGCCTATGCGCTGTTGCTGCAGCTTGTCCTGATCGGCGCACTGATGCCGGTCAACGCCCATGCCTTGCCCGGCGCCGAAATCCCCATCTGTGGCACGTTTTCCATTTCCGATGCAGACGGGGCTGTACCCGACGACCAGCGCGTCGCGGTGCATTGTCCGCTTTGCCTCGCACGCGCCGATGCGGTGATCCTGCCGTCCCCCCCGTCCGTGGCGCAGGTCGCGCGGCGCACGCAGGCGCCGCATTATCAGTCGGTTTCGAAGCCCTGGCGGTTCGCGCGTCCGGCGCGCAGGCCCTCTCAACCCCGCGCGCCTCCACTCCAGGCCTGAGCTTTGCCGCGCCTGCCGCGCGGCCCCGTCACCCATTCCTGCCGCGGCACCGATGCCGTCCCGCGCCCGCGCGCCGTCATGGTCGCGCGTCGTCGGGTCATGCTCAAATTCCTGGATTTCTTCCCATGAACGCTCATTCCCTCCTGCGTTTTCGTGATCAATTGCGTCACAGCAGTGCTATGACATCCCCCGCGCTCATTGCGCTCTTCGGCGGGCTGATGATGGCGTCGGCCAGCGCCCAATCCGCCGGCAAGCCGGTGAGCAACAGCCTGCCCACGGTCGTGGTGACCGCCTCGCAACCGGACTGGGGCGCCAATGAGGGCGCGGGCGAAAACCTCTTCCTGCCGCTGGACACCTCGACGATCACCAGCATCATGGCCCGAACGGCCGCGCTTTCCACGAGCGACAGCGGTGCCTTGCTGACCGGCGTGCCCGGCGGCGCGGCCTGGGGCGCGGGTGGAGTCTCCAGCCTTCCGGCCATCAACGGCATGGGCGCCGACCGGGTGCAGATCGACATCAACGGCATGACCTATGGTGTCGCCTGTCCGAACGAGATGAACCCGCCGCTGTCCTTCGTGAACCCGGCGATGATCTCCAACATGACCGTCTTCACCGCCACATCGCCGGTGAGCGTCGGCGGCGACTACACCGGCGCCAAGGTGAAGGTCGAGGTCGCGCAGCCCAAGTTCACGCCGGGCCAGCAGATCACCACCAGCGGCAGTGTCTCGGGCTACTACCGCAGCAACGGCAATGGCTACGGCACGGACGTGACCGCCACCATGTCCAACGAGGACACGAACGTGACCTATACGGGCGGATGGGCGCGGGCGAGCGACTATACCTCGGGCAACGGCACCACCATCAAGTCCACCATGTACGAGACGCAGAACCATGCGGTGAGCATCTCGAAGCGGGACGCCAGCAACCTGTTCACGCTGCAACTCGGAGGCCAGTTCATTCCCTATGAGAGCTACGTCAACCAGTACATGGATCTGGTCGACAACCGCTCCTTCTTCATCAACGGGAATTACGAAGGCCGGTTCGAGTGGGGCAGGCTGGAGGCCAGCGCCTTCTTCAGCCGGGTCCGGCACACCATGGGCTTCATCCAGCCGGACAAGACCGGCGACATGCCCATGGACACGCGCACCAGCAATCTCGGCTACAATATCCGCGCAACCATCGACGTCTCGCCGCACGATCTGGTCAGGGTCGGCAACGAGCTCGTCTACAACACGCTCGATGACTGGTGGCCGCCCGTTGCCGGCTCCAGCATGATGGGCCCCGACACCTTCATCAACATCAACAATGGCCAGCGCACGCGCATCGGAACCTATGCCGAGTGGGAGCGGCACTTCAACGATCAATGGACCGGCATCATCGGGGTGCGGAACGACATCGTCTGGATGAACACCGGCGACGTGCAGGGCTACAATGCGATGATGTACGGGGCGAACGCAGCGGCGTTCAACGCCCTCGATCACGCCCGCACCGACATCAATTTCGATGGCTCGGCGATCCTGCGCTACACCCCGAACGCCATGAGCTCTTACGAGCTGGGCCTCGCCCGCAAGACGCGCTCACCGAATTTCTACGAGCGCTATGCCTGGTCCACCAATGCCATGGCCATGCAGATGATCGGCTGGTTCGGCGACGGCAACGGCTATCTGGGCAATATCGACCTCGTGCCGGAGAAGGCCCATACGGTGAGCTTCACCGCCAGCTGGCATGACGCGGCCCAGAAGGTCTGGGAAGTGCGCGTGTCGCCTTACTACAGCTATGTACAGGACTACATCGACGTGGATCGCTGCGCGCTCGCCGGGTGCCTGTCGAACCTCGCCAGCAATCTCACCACCACCAACAACTTCGTCTTTTTGCAGTTCGCCAACCATGACGCCTGGCTCTACGGCATCAACATCGACGGCAAGCTCGCACTGTGGGATGGCCCGGTCTACGGCCGAGGCGTCCTGCGCGGCAACGTGAACTTCGTGCGCGGCCAGAGAACCGACGGTGTCGATCTGTATCACATCATGCCGGTCAACGGCACGGTGGGGCTGGACCACACCATCGGCAACTGGACCAACAGCCTCGAAGTGCAGATGGTCGGCGCCAAGACGCAGGTCAGCGAAGTGCGCAACGAGACCGAAACCTCCGCTTATGCCCTGCTCAATTTCCGCACGGCTTATGAGTGGAATGCGGTCCGTATCCAGTTCGGCATCGATAACATCCTGGACACCGAATACGACCTCCCGCTGGGCGGGGCCAATCTGGTGAATTACCAGCAGGTATCGATGATGGGGTCGTCGTCCGTCTGGGGTTATGGCGTTGCCGGCCCCGGCCGCTCGGTGAATACGCGCGTCACCGTCAAATTCTGATCGACCCGCGGGCGCGGCTCCCTCGCGCCCGCACCTCGCTGGCGCCGCCCGGAGGCGCCTGGCCATGCTTCCGGCGCCTGCTTAATTGCCTTTCCAGTGACACCCGCGGCGGTCGTCATCAATGCCGCAGCGGGTCGGCCATACGATGGTTCAATCGGGCGACCGCAATGTAGAATGTCGCCCTTCATGCCCGCGTGAGACTCTTGCTCATGGCCGCACCCGGACAAGCCGGCGCGCGGCGGCTGATGGGGCGATGAGCCATGCTCGCATATGGATATGTGGCGCTCGGGGGCGCGCTCGGTTCCATCCTGCGCTTCGGGATGAACCGCTGGCTGACGCTGCTGCTGGGCGATGGCCTTCCATGGGGCACCATCCTCATCAACATCGGCGGTTCCTTCGTCATCGGCCTGTGCGCGGCCCTCTTCGAGAACGGGCCGGGTGCTTCCACCCCGCTGGAAGTCCGCCAGTTTGTGCTGGTCGGCCTCTGCGGCGGCTTCACCACTTTTTCGTCCTTCAGCCTCCAGACCCTGACCCTGCTACATGCGGGAGAACCCGGGCGGGCACTGCTCAATGTCATGCTGTCCCTTGCCCTGTGCCTCGCCGCAGTGGCTGTCGGCTACATGCTGCCCGGTTCCATCGCCACTTGGTCCAGAAGCGTCGGGGCTTGAACTCTCCAACCTGAAACTGCCGGGACGCATCCCATGAGCCCTCGCATTCTGATCGTCGGCGGGTCGATGGGCGGCCTGTTCGCCGCCGTTCTTCTGAGCCGCGCCGGCTTCGACGTCACCGTTACCGAACGCTCCGAACACGGGCTGGAGGGGCGGGGCGCCGGCCTCGTGGCCCAGCGCGAGGTGTTCGACATCCTGCGGGAGGTTGGCATCGAGCATGTGGCGCGGGTCGGCGTGACCGCGCATGAGCGGATCTATCTCGACCGCAGCGACAGGATCATCCAGACCCAGCGCACGCCCCAGACGCAACTGTCGTGGGACGTTCTGTTCCGCACCTTCCGCGATCTGGTCCCGGATGCGCGCTACCGCATCAAGGCCCGTGCACTGGCGGTGCATTCAGATCCCGTGGGCGCGCGGGTCCAATATACGGATGGGCACGAAGAGACGGCGGATCTCGTCATCGGGGCGGACGGCATCGGCTCCATCGTGCGCGAGGCGGTGTCCGGCGCCCAGTCGAAGCCGAGCTATGTCGGCTATGCCACCTGGCGCGGCCTCGTGCCGGAGACGCAGGTGCCGCATCTGGCGCAGCGCCAGCTTTTCGAACGCTTCGCCTTCTACGAAGCGCCGGGCTCGCACATTCTGGGCTATCTCGTACCCGGCGCCGACGGCTCCACCGAATTGGGACAGCGGCGCTACAACTGGGTCTGGTACCGCCGCTATACGCCCGAGGAACTGCACGGCATCCTGCTGGACATCGACGGCACGCACCGGCCCTTCTCGCTCGCGCCCGGTCATCTGCGCCCCGAGTTGGCGCAGACGCTGCGCGAGGAGGCGGCCGAACGACTGCCGGCTTCCTTCGCGGCCGCGGTGGCGGCCGAACCCCGGCCTTTCATCCACGCGATCTTCGATTATGCCCCCGCTCACATGGTCAGGGGTCGTGTGGCCCTGATGGGCGACGCGGCCTTCGTCGCGCGGCCGCACACGGCCATGGGCGTCGCGAAGGCGGCGGGCGATGCCTTCGCCCTGCGCGAGGTGCTGCTCCGCCATCCCGACCTCGACAGGGCCCTTGCCGCCTATCAGGCCGAGCGTGTCCCGGTCGGTCAGGCCATCGTCGCCTATGGCCAGCGGCTCGGACGGGGCCTCCTACTCGACCGGGCCTGAGGCGCCTGTGCTTCCCCTTGGCGCTCGCCTGTCTTACGGAGGTGCGAGGGGAATACGGACGAAGAACGTGCTGCCCTTGCCCTCGATGGAACGGGCCTCCAGCGTGCCCCCGTGCCGTTCCATGATGGAGCGGCAGATGGCGAGCCCCACCCCCATGCCGGTGGTCTTGGTGGTGAAGAAGGGCTGGAAGATGCGGGCGATGACCTCCTGTGACATGCCGCAGCCGGTGTCCTCGATGGTCACCTCCACGTTGTCCTGGACAATGGCGGTGCTGATGCGCAGGTGCCGCTCGGGCGTCGCCGCATTCGCCATCGCCTGAACGGCATTGGTGATCAGATTGAACAGCACCTGCTGGAGCTGGATGTTGTTCACCAGGATCGCATGGCGTTCGGTGCTGAGGGCAAGGCTTAGCTGGATGCCGTTCGTCTTCAGGTCCGCGCAGACGATCTTCAGCACCTCGTCCAGAACGTCCTCGATAGTCACGAGGGTCAGCGGCGCCGGGGCCTGCTTCACCAGCGCGCGCAACGCGGTGATGATGTCGGCGGCGCGCCGCCCGGCCTGGCTGATGCTCTGGAGGCTCTTCGTCACCTCGCCGAGATCGGGCTCAGGCCGATTGAGCCAGCGCAGGCCCGCCTCCGCGTGGGCGACAAGGGTCGCGAGCGGCTGGTTGATCTCATGGGCGATGGAGGTGGCGAAACTGCCCATGGCGGTGAGCTGGTTTGCCTGGGCGAGTTCGCTGCGCGCTTCGCGCAGTTCGAATTCCGCCTGCGCGCGGCGCAGGTTCTCATCCATGAGGTCGCCATAGAGCCGCGCGGCGTCGAGCGATATGGCGGCTTGCGGCGCCAGAACCTCGAGCATCGCCATCCGGCGGGGCGTGAAGACGTCCGCGCTCAGGGCATTCTCCAGATGGAGCATGCCGATGAGCTCGCCGCGCTTGATCAGCGGAATGCAGGCGAGGGAGCGGATGCTGCGCCCGCCCATGGACAGGCCGCGCTGGGCGGCCTCCATGGCGGCATCGGCGAGGGTGATGGGCCGCGCCGTCCGCATCACCGTCTTCAGCACGGAAGCTGGCATCAGCTCCTCCGGCTTTGCGGCGGGTTGGAGCTCGATGCAGATGTCTTGGGATCTGACCCGCGCCACCGCCTCCACGACCGGCTCGCCCTGGCGCAGGAGGAGCAGCAGGCCGAACTGCGCGCCGGCATGGATGAGCATGCTCTTCATCAGCGTCCGGATGACCTGCTCGAGGCCGACTTCTTCCGCCAGCGTCTGCGAGGCCGCCGTCATCACCGTGAGGTCCAGCTCCTGCTGAATCCCCTTGGGCGCGGTTACCGGTCCGTCGATGCCGGAGGGCACGGTGAGATGTTCCGCAAGCCGCGCCGCCTTGGCCTGTGCGCCCCATTCCCGATAGCCACGAACAGCCGCCTGGAAGCACCCCTGCGCCGGCGCAGAGAGGTCGAGCCCGCGGTAGAAATGGCCTGCAAGTTCCTGGGCAAGCGCCTGGTCGTGGATGAAGTTCGCGGTCGCGGCGGCAGCGGCGGCGCGCTCGTACAGGGCCATGGCCTCGCCGCGCCGATCCTCCAGGCGAGCCGCTTCCGCTTCGAGGAGGAGATGCTTGGGGGAAAAGGTCTCGGGATTGAGCCTGGCCCACGACCTGAAACGCTCCCGCGCCGCGGCCATCCGTTCAAGGCGGACCGCCGCCATCCGCTCGGGTTCCTGCCATTGCGCGTGGGCGAGAGCCAGGAAGAAGCTGTTGTTGGCCGTGTCGATATGGGCCGGCGCCGCCCATGCCATGGCTTCCGCTTCCTCCAGACGGCCGGTCGCCGCTTCCATCTCGCCCAGGAAGAAGGCTTGCAGCCCGTCATAATGCTTCACCCAGAACTGGGTGGCGACGGAGGACTGGAGGAGCTCAGCGTGCGTGGTGGTTTCGGCCGCTTCCCCGGCACTCAGCGCTTCGGCGAGGTTGAGCTGCGCGATCAGGATCAGCTCGATATCCCTG
The Azorhizobium caulinodans ORS 571 genome window above contains:
- a CDS encoding pyridoxamine 5'-phosphate oxidase family protein, translating into MHERYLNITSTPSVEAAQERFGSAAQWARSRARHSLDEADPIDGLGAAERAFIAARDGFYLASVSETGWPYVQYRGGPAGFLKVMDERTLGFADFRGNRQYITTGNVEANDRVSLFLMDYAHRQRLKIFGHARIIDAADDPALTQRLAVQGYAGRIERSVLIAVEAFDWNCPQHITPRFTQSELEAALAPIRDEMDALRRENERLRHAANANVQHEDDPQA
- a CDS encoding MBL fold metallo-hydrolase, coding for MPDLSRRAFASGLSLGILGGGVLPLVTSAGSATAAPAAGQTSAPAAAAAAAPAASVTPLAQIRIGRFTVTAVTDGYADMPYTFFPGRTAAQVEQAAVAQFVARPSGVRFVFNQYLIEDGTRRILLDTGPAGSIGQTGALPQALGAIGLRRDQIDAVIVTHMHEDHLGGLVVGGQNNYPNAELFIDRRDVTHWTDPAKRAGAPEYLQNSFRMSAAVAKLYPRLQAIDGEREVAPGISIVDLTGHTPGHIGVRIADAGQSLIMVSDMLFPVVHPQATDVGFVFEQDRAAAQSMRDRFFSRAASEGALIAATHMPFPGLGRIVADRGQMRWQVTDWAWQS
- a CDS encoding LysR family transcriptional regulator; translated protein: MDRFDAMSVLLAVVEAGSLSAGARLLRAPLATVSRKIAELELHLGTPLFVRSRRGLALTEPGRAFVAASRRILSQLEEAEREAAGEFSTPRGTLHVTAPISFGERHLLPIALEFLAEHPEISLRLTLTDRQISLGDEHIDVALRIGHLEDSALIATRVGAVHRVICASPAYLARRGVPRRPEDLATHEGISFQGFAVAPEWRYRRDSAAFSIEPSPKLAVNTTEAAIQAARAGLGIIRVLSYQVADELRSGELQVLLPESVPEPLPVSLIYPQADMLPLKVRSFLDWTVPRLRARMASLDAGEPYSGGR
- a CDS encoding SCO family protein, with translation MTTTSQPIGRRRLPLLLLLIALAIAGAIALSVYVSNFLLGREPSVRTSVGGPFRLASSKGEVLSSDDLKGKPFAIFFGFTHCPDVCPTTLWDMSQSLERLRTGGLGLPVLFVSLDPERDTPQVLASYIDAFDTQIVGLSGTSEEIARLARAYRVYWKRVPGKDGDYTLDHTATVYLMDARGQFAGTIGYGEDASSRDAKLRRLIAGEPSAVGHSGS
- a CDS encoding cytochrome-c peroxidase, producing the protein MPMTLPRRAARPRALALGAALCLLIAPRPLPAADGDARLVRLGEALFFDVNLSKNRTQSCATCHDPARAFTDPRPGPKGGAVSLGDDGHSYGGRNVPSVAYAAFSPPFGRTTAGDYVGGQFWDGRADTLEAQAGQPILNPVEMAMPDKASIAARLREKPEYVAAFQEVFGPDVFRTPATAFAALGKALAAYERSPAVSPFDSKYDRFLKGEYQMTPQEELGRVLFFSNQFTNCRQCHQSGGPDAATETFSNYRFHNIGVPRNPVVGNTEPDHGLRDRKGIHDARQDGRFRVPGLRNVAVTAPYMHNGVFSDLRTVILFYNKYNSHAEARQINPETGQPWAPPEVRGTLSQTELQASPALDDRRIDALVAFLKTLTDKRYEPLVASGPNDGPK
- a CDS encoding DUF2946 family protein, whose protein sequence is MINNRFWINISSLLPGMLFGRALGDSEMLRTVRSANRSAQWLIGWTAAYALLLQLVLIGALMPVNAHALPGAEIPICGTFSISDADGAVPDDQRVAVHCPLCLARADAVILPSPPSVAQVARRTQAPHYQSVSKPWRFARPARRPSQPRAPPLQA
- a CDS encoding TonB-dependent receptor, with protein sequence MTSPALIALFGGLMMASASAQSAGKPVSNSLPTVVVTASQPDWGANEGAGENLFLPLDTSTITSIMARTAALSTSDSGALLTGVPGGAAWGAGGVSSLPAINGMGADRVQIDINGMTYGVACPNEMNPPLSFVNPAMISNMTVFTATSPVSVGGDYTGAKVKVEVAQPKFTPGQQITTSGSVSGYYRSNGNGYGTDVTATMSNEDTNVTYTGGWARASDYTSGNGTTIKSTMYETQNHAVSISKRDASNLFTLQLGGQFIPYESYVNQYMDLVDNRSFFINGNYEGRFEWGRLEASAFFSRVRHTMGFIQPDKTGDMPMDTRTSNLGYNIRATIDVSPHDLVRVGNELVYNTLDDWWPPVAGSSMMGPDTFININNGQRTRIGTYAEWERHFNDQWTGIIGVRNDIVWMNTGDVQGYNAMMYGANAAAFNALDHARTDINFDGSAILRYTPNAMSSYELGLARKTRSPNFYERYAWSTNAMAMQMIGWFGDGNGYLGNIDLVPEKAHTVSFTASWHDAAQKVWEVRVSPYYSYVQDYIDVDRCALAGCLSNLASNLTTTNNFVFLQFANHDAWLYGINIDGKLALWDGPVYGRGVLRGNVNFVRGQRTDGVDLYHIMPVNGTVGLDHTIGNWTNSLEVQMVGAKTQVSEVRNETETSAYALLNFRTAYEWNAVRIQFGIDNILDTEYDLPLGGANLVNYQQVSMMGSSSVWGYGVAGPGRSVNTRVTVKF
- the crcB gene encoding fluoride efflux transporter CrcB, coding for MLAYGYVALGGALGSILRFGMNRWLTLLLGDGLPWGTILINIGGSFVIGLCAALFENGPGASTPLEVRQFVLVGLCGGFTTFSSFSLQTLTLLHAGEPGRALLNVMLSLALCLAAVAVGYMLPGSIATWSRSVGA
- a CDS encoding FAD binding domain-containing protein, yielding MSPRILIVGGSMGGLFAAVLLSRAGFDVTVTERSEHGLEGRGAGLVAQREVFDILREVGIEHVARVGVTAHERIYLDRSDRIIQTQRTPQTQLSWDVLFRTFRDLVPDARYRIKARALAVHSDPVGARVQYTDGHEETADLVIGADGIGSIVREAVSGAQSKPSYVGYATWRGLVPETQVPHLAQRQLFERFAFYEAPGSHILGYLVPGADGSTELGQRRYNWVWYRRYTPEELHGILLDIDGTHRPFSLAPGHLRPELAQTLREEAAERLPASFAAAVAAEPRPFIHAIFDYAPAHMVRGRVALMGDAAFVARPHTAMGVAKAAGDAFALREVLLRHPDLDRALAAYQAERVPVGQAIVAYGQRLGRGLLLDRA